From a single Camarhynchus parvulus chromosome 20, STF_HiC, whole genome shotgun sequence genomic region:
- the SYS1 gene encoding protein SYS1 homolog isoform X1 → MAAQFRSYVWDPALIVAQMVLLQAGYYSSLGLWLALLGTLGSTGPSLQQVFSDERSGLAVLHPPREAVPGFHRHRALLPPAGLLDLQLALPLDADVVAGAHRVHGADGGHRRVPVHENRAAGDPPQLRPQIQRIDCRWQPHAAFCHCSQHNASNASESSLKKHSRSV, encoded by the exons ATGGCGGCGCAGTTCCGCAGCTACGTGTGGGACCCCGCGCTGATCGTGGCGCagatggtgctgctgcaggcgGGATACTACAGCTCCCTCGGGCTCTGGCTCGCCCTCCTCGGTACCCTGGGCAGCACCGGGCCCTCCCTCCAACAGGTGTTCAGCGACGAG CGCTCTGGGCTTGCTGTACTTCATCCGCCGAGGGAAGCAGTGCCTGGATTTCACCGTCACCGTGCACTTCTTCcacctgctgggctgctggatCTACAACTCGCGCTTCCCCTCGACGCTGACGTGGTGGCTGGTGCACATCGTGTGCACGGCGCTGATGGCGGCCATCGGCGAGTACCTGTGCATGAGAATAGAGCTGCGGGAGATCCCCCTCAACTCCGCCCCCAAATCCAACGTATAGACTGCCGCTGGCAACCACATGCTGCGTTTTGTCATTGTTCCCAGCACAATGCATCCAATGCCTCAGAATCATCCCTCAAGAAGCACAGCAGGTCTGTTTAG
- the SYS1 gene encoding protein SYS1 homolog isoform X2 → MAAQFRSYVWDPALIVAQMVLLQAGYYSSLGLWLALLGTLGSTGPSLQQVFSDEILGFSTPPGRLSMMAFILNALTCALGLLYFIRRGKQCLDFTVTVHFFHLLGCWIYNSRFPSTLTWWLVHIVCTALMAAIGEYLCMRIELREIPLNSAPKSNV, encoded by the exons ATGGCGGCGCAGTTCCGCAGCTACGTGTGGGACCCCGCGCTGATCGTGGCGCagatggtgctgctgcaggcgGGATACTACAGCTCCCTCGGGCTCTGGCTCGCCCTCCTCGGTACCCTGGGCAGCACCGGGCCCTCCCTCCAACAGGTGTTCAGCGACGAG ATTTTAGGCTTCTCAACCCCGCCGGGGAGGCTCTCCATGATGGCTTTCATCCTCAATGCACTCACCTG CGCTCTGGGCTTGCTGTACTTCATCCGCCGAGGGAAGCAGTGCCTGGATTTCACCGTCACCGTGCACTTCTTCcacctgctgggctgctggatCTACAACTCGCGCTTCCCCTCGACGCTGACGTGGTGGCTGGTGCACATCGTGTGCACGGCGCTGATGGCGGCCATCGGCGAGTACCTGTGCATGAGAATAGAGCTGCGGGAGATCCCCCTCAACTCCGCCCCCAAATCCAACGTATAG
- the LOC115912152 gene encoding neuritin-like: MGQRRGPAVLLLALGHLAGLLAAGPACAGAYRGLSDCVLKLGDSMATYEEEEGIELQGLRRVCRYWDEFHTCALTVLWECQKEAAAVWEMLRSESRKTKFQGSLFDLCSPSMAQSSAWTHVPNISILSIPLIVTWLNL, from the exons AtggggcagcggcggggcccggccgtGCTGCTCCTCGCCCTCG GGCACCTGGCCGGGCTGCTGGCAGCGGGACCCGCCTGCGCCGGCGCTTACCGCGGCCTCTCGGACTGCGTCCTCAAGCTGGGGGACAGCATGGCCACGtacgaggaggaggagggcatcgagctgcaggggctgcgcAGGGTCTGCAG GTATTGGGATGAATTCCACACCTGTGCCCTGACAGTGCTCTGGGAGTGccagaaggaagcagcagctgtctGGGAGATGCTGAGAAGCGAGTCCCGAAAAACCAAATTTCAAGGCAGCTTGTTtgacctctgcagccccagcatggCCCAAAGCTCTGCCTGGACCCATGTTCCCAACATTTCCATCCTCAGCATCCCCCTCATCGTCACTTGGCTGAACTTAtaa
- the DBNDD2 gene encoding dysbindin domain-containing protein 2 isoform X2 produces the protein MNAEMEQAQRNLDAEQMQQQQLKLRDRQKFFEEVFQHDVDFFFPMSHLQIEHRRPPLGSISSMEVNVDMLEQMDVLDLSDQDTVDVFLGCGAEESSIAGSLPGADASQCPEEITLQVPNAAESKSRISSTSSASTDLNSLDTSEEGAETPVVQSDEEDLQEDSPKEQVVRS, from the exons ATGAATG CTGAGATGGAGCAGGCCCAGCGGAACCTGGACGCagagcagatgcagcagcaacagctgaaACTGCGGGACAGACAGAAGTTCTTTGAGGAGGTTTTCCAGCACGATGTGGATTTCTTCTTCCCCATGTCCCACCTGCAGATTGAGCACCGGAGAC CCCCCTTAGGCAGCATTTCCTCCATGGAGGTGAACGTGGACATGCTGGAGCAGATGGATGTGCTGGACCTGTCAGACCAGGACACTGTGGATGTGTttctgggctgtggggcagaggagagcagcattGCTGGGTCTCTGCCAG gggcAGATGCCAGCCAGTGCCCAGAGGAGATCACCCTGCAAGTGCCCAACGCAGCCGAGAGCAAATCTCGCATTTCCTCCACCTCCTCTGCCTCCACGGATTTGAACAGCCTGGACACCAGCGAGGAGGGGGCCGAGACCCCCGTGGTGCAGTCGGATGAGGAGGACCTGCAGGAGGACAGTCCCAAAGAGCAGGTGGTGAGAAGCtag
- the DBNDD2 gene encoding dysbindin domain-containing protein 2 isoform X1 has product MSGPGAQSRSRRLPAEMEQAQRNLDAEQMQQQQLKLRDRQKFFEEVFQHDVDFFFPMSHLQIEHRRPPLGSISSMEVNVDMLEQMDVLDLSDQDTVDVFLGCGAEESSIAGSLPGADASQCPEEITLQVPNAAESKSRISSTSSASTDLNSLDTSEEGAETPVVQSDEEDLQEDSPKEQVVRS; this is encoded by the exons ATGTCGGGGCCCGGGGCGCAGAGCCGCAGCCGGCGGCTGCCCG CTGAGATGGAGCAGGCCCAGCGGAACCTGGACGCagagcagatgcagcagcaacagctgaaACTGCGGGACAGACAGAAGTTCTTTGAGGAGGTTTTCCAGCACGATGTGGATTTCTTCTTCCCCATGTCCCACCTGCAGATTGAGCACCGGAGAC CCCCCTTAGGCAGCATTTCCTCCATGGAGGTGAACGTGGACATGCTGGAGCAGATGGATGTGCTGGACCTGTCAGACCAGGACACTGTGGATGTGTttctgggctgtggggcagaggagagcagcattGCTGGGTCTCTGCCAG gggcAGATGCCAGCCAGTGCCCAGAGGAGATCACCCTGCAAGTGCCCAACGCAGCCGAGAGCAAATCTCGCATTTCCTCCACCTCCTCTGCCTCCACGGATTTGAACAGCCTGGACACCAGCGAGGAGGGGGCCGAGACCCCCGTGGTGCAGTCGGATGAGGAGGACCTGCAGGAGGACAGTCCCAAAGAGCAGGTGGTGAGAAGCtag
- the PIGT gene encoding LOW QUALITY PROTEIN: GPI transamidase component PIG-T (The sequence of the model RefSeq protein was modified relative to this genomic sequence to represent the inferred CDS: deleted 1 base in 1 codon) produces MAAALLLLLLLAAAGPGPGRADAGRERRDALREELLLSPLPTGDVAATFQFRTRWDADLQRGAVSHYRLFPKALGRLVAALGVRELHLALTQGFWRTRYWGQPPLQAPAGAELWVWFQPTVTDVDKAWKELSNILSGIFCASLNFIDSTNTVIPTASFKPLGLANGTDHHLLRYAVLPREVVCTENLTPWKKLLPCGSKAGLAVLLKAERLFHSSYHSQAVHIRPICRDASCLALSWELRQTLTVVFDFFSSGQGKKDWSLFKMFSRTLTDTCPLASQSKVYVDISPKNKEKELLEVSPPPTSVHEAIVQGDRRTYAVYDLLSPSLFNTSRSLNVQLKWKRPQDSSEMPIPTLHAQRYVGGYGLQTGEICTLIYNTHPYRAFPVILLETVPWYLRLYVHTLTIITKGKENKPSYIHYQPAQDRSRPHLLEMLIQLPANSVTKITIQFERALLKWTEYPPDPNHGFYVGSSVLSALVPSVTAMKDIDVEQSPLFTSLFPSSDGSSYFVRLYTEPLLVNLPTPDFSMPYNVICLTCTVVAVCYGSFYNLLTRTFHVEEPSRGGVAKRLANVIRKFRGVPPL; encoded by the exons ATGGCggcggcgctgctgctgctgctgctcctggcgGCGGCAGGGCCCGGGCCCGGGCGGGCGGacgcggggcgggagcggcgggacgCGCTgcgggaggagctgctgctgagcccgCTGCCCACCGGCGATGTGGCCGCCACCTTCCAGTTCCGCACGCGCTGGGACGCGGACCTGCAGCGGGGCGCAG TCTCTCACTACAGGCTCTTCCCGAAGGCGCTGGGGCGGCTGGTGGCAGCGCTGGGCGTGCGGGAGCTCCACCTCGCGCTCACCCAGGGCTTCTGGCGCACCCGCTACTGGGGGCAGCCGCCCCTCCAGGCACCCGCTGGCGCTGAGCTCTGGGTCTGGTTCCAGCCCACCGTCACCGA TGTTGACAAAGCCTGGAAAGAACTGAGTAACATCCTTTCGGGAATATTCTGTGCTTCTCTCAACTTCATTGACTCGACCAACACAGTGATTCCAACAGCATCCTTCAAACCCCTGGGTTTAGCCAATG GGACAGATCACCATCTCCTGCGTTATGCTGTCCTGCCCCGGGAAGTCGTCTGCACAGAGAACCTCACCCCTTGGAAGAAGCTGCTGCCGTGTGGCTCAAAG gctgggctggctgtgctgctgaaggctgAGCGCCTGTTCCACAGCAGTTACCACTCCCAGGCAGTGCACATCCGCCCCATCTGCAGG GAtgcctcctgcctggctctgtcctgggaGCTCAGACAGACCCTCACTGTAGTCTTTGACTTCTTTTCCAGTGGCCAAGGAAAGAAAG ACTGGTCCCTGTTCAAGATGTTCTCTCGCACGCTGACTGACACGTGTCCTCTGGCATCACAGAGCAAAGTCTACGTTGACATTTCCCCCAAGAACAAG gaaaaggagctgctggaagtgtCCCCCCCTCCAACATCAGTACACGAAGCTATTGTCCAGGGAGACAGGAGAACCTATGCTGTCTATGACCTGCTGAGCCCCTCCCTCTTCAACACATCTCGCAGCCTCAATGTGCAGCTGAAATGGAAGCGGCCCCAAGACAGCT CGGAAATGCCCATTCCCACGCTCCATGCTCAGCGTTACGTGGGGGGGTATGGGCTGCAGACCGGGGAGATCTGCACCCTCATCTACAACACCCACCCGTACCGAGCCTTCCCCGTGATCCTGCTGGAGACTGTGCCCTGGTACCTGCGCCTCTACGTGCACACCCTGACCATCATCaccaaagggaaggaaaacaagccCA GTTACATCCACTACCAGCCAGCCCAGGACCGGAGCCGGCCTCACCTCTTGGAAATGCTGATCCAGCTGCCAGCCAACTCTGTCACCAAGATCACAATCCAGTTTGAGAGGGCCTTGCTGAAGTGGACAGAGTACCCACCTGACCCCAATCACGGCTTTTATGTTGG CTCATCTGTGCTCAGTGCCCTGGTGCCCAGTGTCACTGCAATGAAGGACATAGATGTGGAGCAGAGCCCA CTCTTCACCTCACT GTTTCCTTCCTCCGATGGCTCCAGCTATTTTGTGCGCCTGTACACGGAGCCACTGCTGGTGAACCTGCCAACCCCAGACTTCAGCATGCCCTACAACGTCATCTGCCTCACCTGCACCGTGGTGGCTGTGTGCTACGGTTCCTTCTACAACCTGCTGACCAGAACGTTCCACGTGGAGGAGCCCAGCCGGGGCGGGGTGGCCAAGCGGCTGGCCAACGTCATCCGAAAATTCAGGGGGGTGCCCCCACTCTGA